The genomic interval GGGGAGGCGGGTGACCGCGAATTTGAACAGATCGCGCCCCTCCATACGGGGGACGTACGCCTGCTCGTCGTACATCGATGGCTTCCAGTACGGGCGCGTCCGGAAGCCTCCGCCGGGCACGTAGAGCGTCTCGGCGCTCTTTCCGTCGGTGTGGAGCTTCATGGCCACGAGGCCGGCTTCACGGTCGGTCTTGCGGAAGACGAGGGCGCCGGCGCCGTCTCCGAAGAGCACGGCGAGGGCCCTGTGCGCGTTCGCGCGCTCGCGCGCCTCGGGGGTGACCTCGCCCTCGCGCTCGCCGGTCAAGATGTCCCAGTCGTTCCACGGCATGAAGCCCGCGTGCGCCTCGGCGCCGACGAAGAGGACCGTGCGCGCCGCTCCGGACGCGACGAGCCCATCGACGAGCTGGAACCCGAAGAGCATCGCCGCGCATTGCTGGCGGATGTCGAGCGCGGGCACCCCATCGAGGCCGAGCTTCGCCGCGAGGAGGGCGCCCGAGCCGGGGAAGATGTACTCGGGGGTCATCGTCGCGAAGACGACGTAGTCGATGTCGCTCGCGGAGATGCCGGCCGCCTCGATCGCGCGCTTCGAGGCCTCGTACGCGAGGTCGCTCGCCCCTTGGCCTTCGGCCACGAAATGCCGCTGCCGAATGCCGGAGCGCTGCGCGATCCACTCGTCCGACGTGTCCATGACACGAGACAAGTCGTCGTTTTTAATGGGTTTTCCGGGGACGAAATGCCCCGTACCGATGATTTCGACGCCCATGGCAGCGCCACTGTCAGTGAACTTGCCGCCCGAGGGAAGCTCTTTCGGCACGTGCCGCCCGCGGGGGCGAGGCTCGGGCGAGTCAGCGGGTCGACCGGAGGCCGAGGACGGTGAGGCGCTCCGCCGCGCGTCGCATGACGACGACGTCTCCGATGGTCACGTCGAACACACGATCGTGTCCGTCGAGGAAGAGCTTCGCCTCGCGCATCTTGCTGATGAGGGTGACCCGTCCGTCTTTTCCGACGAGCCCACGCCGGTAGCGGATGGTCTTCCCGATCGCCGTGTACGGCTCGCGCACGACGACCTGCACCTTGCGCGAGAGGAGGGGGAGCACGCGCCCTCCTGCGCTCTTTTGGGCCGCCGTCGAGCCCGCCGCGGGGCCGACCCAGAGTCCGCTCGAGCGCTGCTCCTCCTCGACCACGCCGTCATCGGGATCTTCGACCCGGAGGATGTAGCGTGACGTCGCGGCGGGCGACGCGTGGCAGAAGAGCGCCTCGTTCAAGACGCGGGACGAGATGGTGCGGTCGTTCACCTCGACGCTCATGCGCGTGAGGTCGGCGCGGGGGAGGCGGCCTTCGAGGGCGTCGCCGATGGCCCTCTTCGCCGTGCCCTTCTTTCCGTAACAAAAGAAGCCGACCGAATGCCGAGGCGCGCTGTTGATGCCGAGGAGCGGCACACCCTCGCCGAGCTCGTGCGAAGCCCGGAGGAGCGTCCCGTCGCCGCCGACCGTCACCACGAGATCGCCGCGACCTGCCCGCGCGAGCGCGCGCGTCTCGACGCGCTCGTGGGGCACGCCGAGCGCCTCCAAGGCGCCCATCACCTCCGTGATCGCGGCCTCGTGGTCGACGTGAGACTTCCGCAGCTTCCTCACGGACACGTCGCCGCGCTCGAGCAAGTCGGCGATGCGCGCGTCCTTCGACTCGACCACGAACCTTCGGTAGGTCGTCTTCTTGGCCACCACGAGCACGCGCCGGATCGGGGTCATGGTGCCCTCGGCTCGAGGGCGAGGGCGTCCGCGAGGCGGCGGAGGCCGAGCTCGGTTTTGGCGTCCACGAGGCCGTGTGCGCCGAGATCACGGAGGGCCACCTCGAGCGGGACCGCGACCACGTGGGCGTGGCGCTCGAGCGGAGAGCCGTCTTCTTCGGGCGGGACGAGCGCCTCCGGATCGACGTCGGCCACGACGAAGTGTTGAATCTCGGCGATGATCCCGGGGGCGGGGACGACCGGCGGTCCGAGCCTCCGAAGGGCGCTGGGCGCGAGGCTCGCGCCGGCCTCTTCGAAGAGCTCACGCGCGCCGGCCTCTTCGATCGACTCGCCGCTCTCGACGAGCCCGGCGGGGAGCTCCCAGACGTTTCCGAGGCCCGGATCTCGGAGCGAGAAAGGGATCCTCACGGCCGAGCGGAGCACGACCCACGTCGTTCCGTCGGCGCGGAAGGTCGGCACGATCACCACGGCGTCGGGCGCCTTTCGTTCGACGATGTCGTAGAGGAAGGGCTCGCTCCGCTCTCCGCCCGGGTACTCGCACGAGGCCGTGACGCGGAGGAGATCGAGGAACGTGCGCCCGCCGGGTGGCCGGGGGCGTACGTCGGCGCACGTGATCGCGGGCGGCGCGGGGAGCTTCGTCGTGCGTTCCAAAGGCTCGCGTAGCCTAGACCAAGCGCGCGGGCGGGAGCCTCGAAAAGGGAGAGACGCCTCGCGTTCGCCGCCGGCGTCGAGCGGGTAGCCCCACGGCGTGGCGCGAGCTTGGGCCATAACCTATGGAAACAATTGCGAAACTATGGGCGTTGCGCCAAGAGCTCGTCGTAGATGGCGAGCGTGCGTTCGGCGACCCTCCGGTCTCCGAACTCCTCGACGGCGATGGCTCGACCTCGCGCTCCGAGGCGTGCGCGGAGGGAGTCGTCCTCGACGAGCCTTCGGATCGCGTCCGCGAGCGCCTCCCCGGACCTCGGAGGCACGAGGAGCGCGTTCTCGTCGTGGCGGGCGATCTCGCGGCACCCGGGCACGTCGGTCGCGACGATCGCGCGCCCCGAAGCCGCCGCCTCGAGCAGGGCCTTCGGGAGCCCCTCCCGGTACGACGGGAGGCAGACGACGTGCGCGCTTCGCAGGACGGCGTCCATGTCGTCGCGCCAGCCGAGGTGCTCGACGAGCCCTTCGCGGACCCACGTGGCGACCTCTTCGCGCGTCGCCGACGCTGGATTTCCCGGGTCGGGCTCGCCTGCCAGCACGATTCGGGCGCGCACTCCGCCGCGCTTCAAGATGCGCGAGGCCTCGACGAGCTCGAGCAGCCCCTTGTCCTTCAGGAGGCGCGCGGGCAAGAGGACGACCTTGTCGCCCTCGGGCTCTTCGGTCGGGTGGAACCTTTCGGTGTCGACGCCCGCGCCGCGCACGATGACCACGTTGCGCTCGGGCACGAGGCGCCACTTGAGCCACGCCGCGCGGTCGTCCTCGTTCTGCAGGATGACGCGCGTGCTCGACCCCGAGAGCAGCCCGCGGTACGCGATCGTGAGCCCCGCGCGGATCGAGCGCGCGAGCGGCGCGTCGGTCGAGAAGACGTAGCCGAGCCCGCCCATGGCGTTCACGATCGCGCGCACGCCCGTGACCTTCGCGGCGAGCGTGCCGTAGAGCATGGGCTTGATCGCGATGTGGTGCACGACGTCGGGCCGCTCGCGCGTGTAGAGGGCCACGATCTCGGCGAGCGTGGCGGCGTCGACCGCGGGGTTCTTGCCCTGCCTCACCATGCGGATGGGGACGTGTCGGATGCCCGCCTCGGCGAGCTTCGTCACGTACGGGCCCGTGGGGGTCGCGACCGTCACGTCGAAGCTGGCGTTCTTCGCCGCGACCGCGAGGCTCAGCCTGTGGCAGACGAAGTACCAGTCCCAAGCCCCGAGAAAGAGTAGCTTTTTCCCGTTTCTGCGCGGAAGCGTCACGGCGCCTCCTCCATCTGACGAAGCCACGTCTCGAGGGTGAGCAAGAGCCACACGCGCTGGCCGTGGTCGGCCTTGCCCGCGTCTTGCTCGGCCAAGAGGCGGCGCACCTCCGCCTCGTCGACGTAGCGGTAGAGCCGCGCCCCGGGCGCGAACGCGTCGTCAAGCATGCCCTTCAGGGACGTCCGGAACCACGCCGCGAGCGGCACGCCGAACCCCATCTTCGGGCGGTTCACGAGCGCGTCCGGGAGCATGTCGGGGAAGGCCTTCTTCAAGATCCACTTCTTCGAGAGCCCGCGCCGCCTCATGCCGTCGGGGAGGCGTGCGGCGAAGTCGGTGAGGGCGCGATCGAGGAACGGCGACCTCAGCTCGAGCGAGTGCATCATGCTCGAGCGGTCGGCCTTCACGAGGAGATCGTAGGGGAGGTAGGTCTCGTAGTTGAACGCGAGGATGCGCGAGAGCGCCGAGGCCCCCGACGTGGGCGCGAGCACGTCGTGGGCGAAGGACGTGACGCGCTCTCGCCCCGTTCGCGCGCGGGCCTCTCCCACGAGCGCGTCGAGCCGCGGAAGGAAGTAGGGCGAGTAGGAGAAGAGACGGTCTTCGAGGCTCGCGGCCGAGGTGACGAAGAAGCGCCTCGCCTTCGCGCGGAGGCCCTTCTCGGTGGGCCCGGGAGGCACGAGGCTCGCCGCGCGCGCGGCCACGTGGCGGAGCGGCGCGGGGATGCGCTCCGCGACCTCGGCCGCCAGGAAACGCTCGTAACCACAAAAGATTTCGTCCCCGCCGTCGCCCGTGAGGGCGACCGTGACGTGCTCGCGCGTGAGGCCCGACACGATGCTCGTCGGGAGCGCCGACGAGTCGCCGAAGGGGCCGTCGTGCATGCGCACGAGAGGGTCGACGAGGTCGGTCGCGCGAGGGGTGACCCGGAGCTCGGTGTGGTCCGTGTCGAAGCTCTGCGCGGCCATGCGGGCGAAGCGCGTCTCGTCGTAGGCGGGGTCGCCCTCGAAGCCGATCGAGAACGTGCGCACCTTCCCCCGGGTGTGCTTCGCCATGAGGCCCACGACGACGGTGGAGTCGATCCCGCCCGACAAAAAGGCGCCCACGGGCACGTCGGCGACGAGCCGCCTCTTGACCGCGGCGTCGAGGAGGCGACGCACCTCGGAGGCCGCCTCGTCGGCCGAGATCTCGAGGGGCGGATCGGCGAACGGCGCGCGGTAGTAGCGCCGGATCCGCGGGGCGCCTGCGCCCTTCGCGAGGGACAGGCAGTGCCCCGGGCGGAGCTCGCGCACCTCGGCGTGGGCCGTACGGTCTCCGTGGCCGTGTCCGAGCGCGAGGAAGACCGAGAGCTCGTCCTCGTCGACCGTCGTCCTGAGGCCGGACGCGCGGATCGCCTTGATCTCGGACGCGAACACGAGCCCGTCGGGCACCTGGGTGAAGAAAAATGGCTTCTTTCCGGCCGGATCTCGGGCGGCGAACAGCTCTCCGCGCTTGGTGTCCCAGATGGCGAACGCGAACATCCCGGTGATGCGGTCGAGCACGGCCTCGCCGAACGCACGGTAGCCCTCGAGCAGCACCTCGGTGTCGGACCGCGATCGGAACGAGACCCCGCGCTCCTCGAGCTCCGCGCGCAGGAGGTGATGGTCGTAGATCTCGCCGTTGAACACGATGACGAGATCGCCCTTTTGCATGGGCTGGGCGCCGTTCTCGGTGAGGTCCAAGATGGCGAGGCGGACGAACCCGAAGGTGGCCTCGGGGCGATCCCCTTCGCCGGGGAGGCGCAGCACGGCGCGTTGATCGGGACCGCGGTGGGCCATGACCTCGAGGGCGCGATCGGCGTTCACGGGGCGCGAGGTGCCGATGGCCCCGAAGATTCCACACATGGAGAGGTTCCTCCGCGACGCACCGGCCCCGGGAGGCTCCGGGGGAGAGGTGCGAGAGGGGTGTACCATGGTCCCTCCTCCCTTGACACGGGCTGCGGCACGACTAGGGTGCCGCTCCCACTCCACACGCCCCACGCGAAACCACCCGTTCGGTGCACCCCCCGGAATCGTCCGGCGGTGCTTGCGGGAGGAGGGGCGGAGGACAAAACCGAAAGGAAAAATCGCACCATGACCGAGCTCAATTCCCAAGGCCTGCCGCAGCTGCGCGGCGACCTCCCGCTTCCCCTCAAGTCCCTCCTCGACGCCGGCGTGCACTTCGGTCACCAGA from Myxococcales bacterium carries:
- a CDS encoding ketoacyl-ACP synthase III; amino-acid sequence: MGVEIIGTGHFVPGKPIKNDDLSRVMDTSDEWIAQRSGIRQRHFVAEGQGASDLAYEASKRAIEAAGISASDIDYVVFATMTPEYIFPGSGALLAAKLGLDGVPALDIRQQCAAMLFGFQLVDGLVASGAARTVLFVGAEAHAGFMPWNDWDILTGEREGEVTPEARERANAHRALAVLFGDGAGALVFRKTDREAGLVAMKLHTDGKSAETLYVPGGGFRTRPYWKPSMYDEQAYVPRMEGRDLFKFAVTRLPRTARALLAETGKTAEDIDWFLAHQANARINEYIREQLGVPAEKMPVNIAKYGNTSAGTLPILIDENTRNGNLKKGELNMLLALGAGIHWGAALVRW
- a CDS encoding NAD(+)/NADH kinase, producing the protein MTPIRRVLVVAKKTTYRRFVVESKDARIADLLERGDVSVRKLRKSHVDHEAAITEVMGALEALGVPHERVETRALARAGRGDLVVTVGGDGTLLRASHELGEGVPLLGINSAPRHSVGFFCYGKKGTAKRAIGDALEGRLPRADLTRMSVEVNDRTISSRVLNEALFCHASPAATSRYILRVEDPDDGVVEEEQRSSGLWVGPAAGSTAAQKSAGGRVLPLLSRKVQVVVREPYTAIGKTIRYRRGLVGKDGRVTLISKMREAKLFLDGHDRVFDVTIGDVVVMRRAAERLTVLGLRSTR
- a CDS encoding NUDIX hydrolase; the protein is MERTTKLPAPPAITCADVRPRPPGGRTFLDLLRVTASCEYPGGERSEPFLYDIVERKAPDAVVIVPTFRADGTTWVVLRSAVRIPFSLRDPGLGNVWELPAGLVESGESIEEAGARELFEEAGASLAPSALRRLGPPVVPAPGIIAEIQHFVVADVDPEALVPPEEDGSPLERHAHVVAVPLEVALRDLGAHGLVDAKTELGLRRLADALALEPRAP
- a CDS encoding glycosyltransferase family 4 protein; this translates as MTLPRRNGKKLLFLGAWDWYFVCHRLSLAVAAKNASFDVTVATPTGPYVTKLAEAGIRHVPIRMVRQGKNPAVDAATLAEIVALYTRERPDVVHHIAIKPMLYGTLAAKVTGVRAIVNAMGGLGYVFSTDAPLARSIRAGLTIAYRGLLSGSSTRVILQNEDDRAAWLKWRLVPERNVVIVRGAGVDTERFHPTEEPEGDKVVLLPARLLKDKGLLELVEASRILKRGGVRARIVLAGEPDPGNPASATREEVATWVREGLVEHLGWRDDMDAVLRSAHVVCLPSYREGLPKALLEAAASGRAIVATDVPGCREIARHDENALLVPPRSGEALADAIRRLVEDDSLRARLGARGRAIAVEEFGDRRVAERTLAIYDELLAQRP
- the asnB gene encoding asparagine synthase (glutamine-hydrolyzing) is translated as MCGIFGAIGTSRPVNADRALEVMAHRGPDQRAVLRLPGEGDRPEATFGFVRLAILDLTENGAQPMQKGDLVIVFNGEIYDHHLLRAELEERGVSFRSRSDTEVLLEGYRAFGEAVLDRITGMFAFAIWDTKRGELFAARDPAGKKPFFFTQVPDGLVFASEIKAIRASGLRTTVDEDELSVFLALGHGHGDRTAHAEVRELRPGHCLSLAKGAGAPRIRRYYRAPFADPPLEISADEAASEVRRLLDAAVKRRLVADVPVGAFLSGGIDSTVVVGLMAKHTRGKVRTFSIGFEGDPAYDETRFARMAAQSFDTDHTELRVTPRATDLVDPLVRMHDGPFGDSSALPTSIVSGLTREHVTVALTGDGGDEIFCGYERFLAAEVAERIPAPLRHVAARAASLVPPGPTEKGLRAKARRFFVTSAASLEDRLFSYSPYFLPRLDALVGEARARTGRERVTSFAHDVLAPTSGASALSRILAFNYETYLPYDLLVKADRSSMMHSLELRSPFLDRALTDFAARLPDGMRRRGLSKKWILKKAFPDMLPDALVNRPKMGFGVPLAAWFRTSLKGMLDDAFAPGARLYRYVDEAEVRRLLAEQDAGKADHGQRVWLLLTLETWLRQMEEAP